The bacterium genome includes the window GTTTGCGAGTGGCTTCCGGGACGCGTTCAAGACCCGCATGGGTTACGACCTCACGCCTCACCTGCCGTTGTTGTTTCGCAAGGGAGGCGAATCCAAGTACGGGGAGATGATGGATCTGCTGGGTCGAAACGGGGGGCCGCTCTACTTGGCAGAGCACTCCGGTCAAGCCGAACGGATTCGCGAAGACTACGAAGAGGTGCGGCGAAGTCTGTTCGAAGAGCAGTTCGTGCGACGTTTCTCGGATTGGGCGCGAGCGCGCAAACTCCGGCTTCGGCTTCAAGCGCACGGAGGCTACGGAGACTATCTGGATACCTATGCGATCGCCGACGTGCCGGAGTCCGAAGGCTTGTTTGGCGGTGGAAGTTTCGACTTTCTGAAGCTCGCCGCTTCCGCAGCGCATGTAGCTGGCCGTCGCTGGGCTTCTTCGGAAGCTTTCATCACCTTGCGGATCTTCGGAACCCATCTGTCCGAGGACGAGATGCGCCTGTTGGCCGGGCGCGCCTACTCGGCGGGCATCAACCGCCTGGCGTTTCACGGCGTTCCCTATCCCTACCAAAGGGCCGACGCTGGCATCTGGTACCCGTTCAGCGGCGGGTTTGGCCGCATTCTGGCGGGTCCTCTGCCGATGTCATCGCAGATCGATGCTGCGACGCTCGCGACACTACACGATTTTACTCGCTTCCTGGCGCGAATGTCCGTTGCGATGAGTCGCGGCGAACCCGCTGCAGATCTCGCCTGGTTGCGCTCCGATCCGATCTATCCCGACGCGGCCAGCTTCCAGTTCGGCCGCATCACGGCGCGGGACGGCGAGTCCGAGACGACCCGGGCGTTGCGCGCGCGCGGTCTGGTTCACGATCGCGTCAGTCGGCGAATGCTCGCAGCGGCCCGAGTGGAACAGGGAAGGGTGAGGATCGGAGCGCAGACGTATCGTGCCGTGCTCCTGGACCCAGTCGAGGTCGCGACACCCGCGCTCGTCGAGCGTCTGGTCCGCATCGCCGAGGCGGGGATTCCCGTGCTCGCGTTGGGCGCGTTACCCGAGCGAGCTACGGGATTTCGCGACGCCAAGATGCGCGATGCGCGGGTCCGCGCCGCGCTCGAGGCGCTTTCTGCGCGCGTGCTTCGGGTCGGTCAGACCGATTCGCTCGAAGCCCTCCTCAAAAAGCATGTAAGACCCGGGTTGGTCGAGCCCGTTTCCGGAGAGAACCTGGCTGTCTCCCTCGACAGGCGGCGCATTGAAGCGGGCGACACGCTTCTGCTGGTGAACGAATCCTGGTCGTCCCACGTTGCCCGACTTCGCTTCGTGCGGGCAGGGGGTGAGTTGAGGCGCTGGGATCCCCGCTCCGGTGCCAGTGAGCGGCTGCGCGAAAGCGTCGCAGCGGGTGATGAGATAGCGCTGAAGCTCGAAGCTGCGGAGTCTTTGATCTTGACGTTGAGATCCCTCGAGTGATCGCAAACGAGTCGCTGCGCGGTCCCGGTTTCGAATCGCTCCCGGGCCGTTTATGATGCGGTGCTCCACTGCTGAAGATCGGCGCACCCGATGCTGAATCCGAATACGCCCGTTCTGGTGGGTGTGGCTCAACTTCTCAATCGCATCGAAGCACTCGACGAAGCTCTCGAGCCCGTCGAGATGATGTTCCGTGCAAGTGCCTTGGCCGAGCGAGACACGGGCGCCTCTGGGGTGCTGAAGCAGATTCAATCGGTGCGCGTGATTCGCGGTATCTGGGGCTACGAGAACCCGGCCGCCCATATCGCAGAGCGCGTCGGCGCGCACGGCGCGCAGACTGTAGGCACACTCTTCGGAGGCAACCAGAACCAGGCCATCATCAATCACACGGCGTTGGAAATTCTCGGCGGTGAACTGGATCTGGTGCTGATCACCGGTGCGGAGAACGGTTACAGCGCCAGCAAGGCTCGCAAGGCGGGCGTCGATCTGGCCAGAACATCGGCTCCGGGTGATTACGATCTCTTGATCGGTTCCCAGAAACCCGAACACCACCGGTACGAACTCGCCAAGGGTATTCAAAGTCCGATCCAGATCTATCCGATGTACGAGAATGCAATCCGCTTTCAGCGCGGTGAGACCTTGTCCGGACATCTGGAGCGCGTGTCGGAACTCTGGTCGCGCTTCAATGACGTGGCGCAGGCCAATCCGCACGCGTGGGTGCGCCAGAACGTGTCGGCCGAGCAGATTCGCACGCCGTCGTCGGGCAATCGCGCGATCAGCTTTCCGTACACGAAGCTCATGAACGCCAATATGATGGTCGATATGGGCGCGGCGCTGATCATGTGTTCGGTCGGCAAGGCAAAGCAACTCGGGATCGACTCGAACCGGTGGATCTATCCGCTCGCCGGAGCGCAAGGCTACGATCACTTCTCCGCGTCGGTTCGCGATAACTTCTACACCTCGCCCGGTATTCGAATTACGGGCGCGCGCGTGCTCGATCTCGCGCAGATAGAAGTGGGTGATCTCGCATTCGTGGACCTGTACAGCTGTTTCCCCTCGGCAGTACAGGTGGCCGCCGATGAACTCGGTCTGTCGCAAGAAGATCCGTTGACCGTGACTGGGGGGCTGACCTTCGGTGGGGGGCCCCTCAACAACTATGTCATGCACAGCATTGCGCGCATGGTGGAGTTATTGCGCGTGAACCCCGGCGCCCGCGGGCTGATCACGGCCAACGGCGGAAATCTCTACAAGCACGCGCACGGCGTCTACTCGAGTGCGCCCCCGGAGCGGGACTTCCGGTTTGCCAATGTCCAGGCGGAGATCGATGCCCTTCCGGCTCGCGAATGCCTGCCAGCGTATAAGGGCGATGTCACGATCGAGTCCTATACCGTCATGTTCTCGCCAGACGGACCGTCGATCGGGCACTTTTCGTGTCTGACGCATGAAGGTCAGCGCGTCTGGGCGAACACGAAAGACCGCGACCTCCTGCAGGCGATGCAAACCGAGGAATTCTGCGGTCGCCCGGCCAGGCTGGACGAGCGAGAAGAGATCGCTCTCAGGTCTTGAGAAAAGCGGGCTAGCGTTCTTCGAACGGCGGGGGGCCATCGGGCGGAGGTCCGTCGTGAGGCGGTCCGCCAGGTGGT containing:
- a CDS encoding acetyl-CoA acetyltransferase; amino-acid sequence: MLNPNTPVLVGVAQLLNRIEALDEALEPVEMMFRASALAERDTGASGVLKQIQSVRVIRGIWGYENPAAHIAERVGAHGAQTVGTLFGGNQNQAIINHTALEILGGELDLVLITGAENGYSASKARKAGVDLARTSAPGDYDLLIGSQKPEHHRYELAKGIQSPIQIYPMYENAIRFQRGETLSGHLERVSELWSRFNDVAQANPHAWVRQNVSAEQIRTPSSGNRAISFPYTKLMNANMMVDMGAALIMCSVGKAKQLGIDSNRWIYPLAGAQGYDHFSASVRDNFYTSPGIRITGARVLDLAQIEVGDLAFVDLYSCFPSAVQVAADELGLSQEDPLTVTGGLTFGGGPLNNYVMHSIARMVELLRVNPGARGLITANGGNLYKHAHGVYSSAPPERDFRFANVQAEIDALPARECLPAYKGDVTIESYTVMFSPDGPSIGHFSCLTHEGQRVWANTKDRDLLQAMQTEEFCGRPARLDEREEIALRS